GTTCTATTGACATTTTAATTAATAATGCAGGTATTTCTAAATTCGGTAAATTCTTAGAACTAGATGTAGCTGATTGGGAAAAAATAATTCAAGTTAACTTAATGGGTGTATATTATGTAACTCGTGCAGCTTTACCAAGCATGATTGAGCAACAATCTGGCGATATTATTAATATTTCGTCTACAGCTGGGCAAAAAGGTGCGCCAGTAACAAGTGCATATAGTGCATCAAAATTTGGTGTTCTTGGTTTAACAGAATCATTAGCAATGGAAGTTCGTAAACATAACATTCGTGTCACAGCGTTAACACCAAGTACAGTAGCAACAGATATGGCAGTAGAATTAGGATTAACAGACGGTAACCCAGATAAAGTAATGCAAGCTGAAGATATTGCGGAATTTATCGTAGCGCAGTTGAAGTTAAATAAGCGTACATTTATTAAATCAGCAGGGCTTTGGTCTACTAATCCATAAGAAGAGAGAATATAAAATCCAAATGGGATTTCTATTCTGTAATGGAGTAGAAATCCTATTTTTATTTACGGATGATGACCATTTCTCTAACAAAGTATAGAGGGAAGGCATATAAAATGTTAGGGAGGTTTTTGATTATGTATGATGCATAGCCATTTAAAATGATGCCCCCTTTTTAAGTAAATACTTCTTTGGATAGAAATATTTATATGCTGTATGTAAATATACCGTATTATGAAAACTATTTTTATAGAAATTCTGATGTGCTACATGCTACTACTCATAATCATGTGCAAAGGAAAGAGAGAAAGAGGATCATGGACGCCATTTTTGTGGGTTGAAAAGATTCCTTTATATATTAAATCAGTTGTCTGCAAGGAAAGTCCTACTTCTTCGCTTATTTCACGAAGGCCCCCATTTTTACATCTTCATTGTGCATAATGTGTCCTCCTGATATAATATCCCACTTGCCAGGAAAATCTTTTTTGTTTTTAGAGCGCAATTGGAAATATAAAAACATATCTTTCTTGTTCTTTTCTACAAACCAGCAATGAAATATTTCATGCCAGTCGCCGTCGCGATGTACGTCATCCCGAAGTTTCTTGCCGATTTTTTCTCTGTTCCTATGGAATATCGTTAACCATTTTAATTCCCCTTTCTATATATTTTATTACATATCAATTGTATGAAATTTTGAAAAATAAAGAAAAAAAGGGTTGTTTTTTTACATTTTCATAACTATAATAAATTAACAAATAAACATGAACGAAAAAGTAATGATAAGGACACAAGATGATTTTTACGGTTTGCAGAGAGGGAAGTCTAAGGCTGTGAGCTTCCTAACACGAGAAATGATCTTACCACCTTTGAACTTCAATAGTGAACGAGAAATCTAGTAATTATTGGCGGTCTCAGCCGTTATCTGAACTTGAGCAATCTAGAAAGAAAACGTGCCTAGATTGGAACAAGGGTGGAACCACGAAAACACATTCGTCCCTTTACTAGGGATGAGTGTGTTTTTTTATAACTTTGAAAGGAGGTGCTGTATATGATGCTGGTTATATGTACGGAAAGAACCGCTAGCATGTATAGAAAGCAAATAAGAAAAGAACAGATTGTTTATTTTCAAATTTGAGAGGAGATTGAAAGATGAATCGTGTTGTACATGTTGGAGTATTAGGACTAGGAACTGTTGGAAGTGGCGTCGTTCAAATTTTACAGGAACATGGTAAGAAGATTGGTCTTGAGACAGGGAGTGAAGTGAAGGTAAAAACAGTTGTTGTGCGGGATTTAGAAAAAGAACGAGATGTTTCTATCAAGGGAATTATTGTTACAAGAGAGGCCGAAGAACTTTTACATGATGCAGATATTGATATTGTTGTAGAGGTAATGGGCGGGATTCAAGAAGCAAAAGAGCATATTATAAAAGCGTTGCAATATAAGAAGCATGTTGTAACTGCTAATAAAGATTTGATGGCTGTACATGGAGCAGAATTACTACAACTTGCAAACGAGAATCATTGTGAGTTGCTTTATGAAGCGAGTGTAGCAGGTGGAATTCCAATATTAAGAGGACTTGCTGACGGATTAGCTTCAGATCATATTGAAAAGATGATGGGAATTTTGAATGGAACAACAAATTATATTTTAACAAAGATGAGTCAAAATGGCTGGTCTTATGAAGAAGCGTTGCAAGAAGCAAAGAGGTTAGGGTTTGCAGAATCAGATCCTACAGCAGATGTAGATGGGCTAGATGCAGCAAGAAAAGTAGCTATTCTTGCTAATTTAGGATTTTCAATGAATGTGTCTTTAGATGAGGTCTATGTTCGCGGTATTCGGAATATTGAAAAAGAAGATTTGGAAATAGCAGAAAAACTAGGGTTTACAATGAAACTGATTGGGAAAGCAGAAAGAGAAGGTTCAGCAATTCATTTAAGCGTTGCACCTACTTTATTGCCGAGCAAACATCCTCTGTCAAGTGTAAATAATGAGTTTAATGCTGTATACGTACATGGTCAAGCAGTTGGAGAAGTCATGTTTTACGGACCGGGTGCAGGCAAGTTGCCGACAGGTTCTGCTGTAGTAAGTGATATTGTAGCTATTGTTAAAAAAATGAACCAAGAGGTGCAAAATCAAGATGTATGTAAAGAAATGGAGCCATATGAATTAAAACAAGATAAAGATATTGTTTCAAAATATTTCTTGCGTATTATATTACGTGATGAACCAGGGATGTTCCATAAAGTGACAGAATGTTTCGAGAATTGTTCTGTTAGTTTCGAAGAAATTATACAATTACCAGTAAATAAAGAATTTGCAGAAATTGTAATTGTAACGCATCAAACTTCCAAATATCAATTTTCACAAGTCTTACAGTTATTAGAGGATGTCGCAAGTGAAATAAAAAGTTACTACAGTATTGAGGAGGAAAAACAATATGTATAAAGGGTTATTAAAACAATATGCTTCTTATTTACCTGTGAGCCACAATACACCAGAGGTTAGTTTGATGGAGGGAAATACACCGCTTATTCCGCTTGAAAATATCTCTGAAAAATTAGGGATATGTTTATACGGAAAATATGAAGGAGCAAATCCAACCGGTTCGTTTAAAGATCGCGGTATGGTAATGGCAGTTGCAAAAGCAAAAGAGATGGGTTCAAAAGCCATTATTTGTGCTTCGACAGGGAATACTTCGGCATCTGCAGCAGCATATGCGGCTCGCCTTGGAATGAAATGTATTATCGTTATACCGGAAGGTAAAATTGCTCATGGAAAGTTAGCACAGGCGTTTGCATATGGTGCAGAAATTATTTCGATAGAAGGAAATTTTGATGATGCGCTGCGAGCAGTGCGACAAATCGCGGCCGAAGAGTCTATTACATTAGTAAACTCTGTTAATCCGTATCGGATTGAAGGGCAGAAAACAGCTGCGTTTGAAATTTGTGATCAGTTGCAAAAAGCGCCAGATGTTCTTGCTATTCCAGTTGGAAATGCTGGGAATATTACTGCATATTGGAAAGGTTTTTGTGAATACGAGAAAGAGAAAGGGTATAAAAAACCAAGAATCCATGGGTTTGAAGCGGAAGGTGCAGCAGCGATTGTAAAAGGTCATGTCATTGAAGGACCAGAAACAATTGCAACTGCAATTCGAATTGGCAATCCTGCAAGCTGGCATTATGCAGTGGAGGCTGCTGAACAGTCGAACGGTGAAATTGATATGGTATCGGATGAAGAGATTGTAAAGGCTTATCAATTGCTAGCGAGAACAGAAGGAGTGTTTGCTGAACCAGGTTCCAACGCTTCTTTAGCGGGGATCATTAAACATGTTCAATTAGGTAAAATTCGTCAAGGAGAGACAGTCGTCGCTGTATTAACAGGAAATGGTTTGAAAGATCCGGATATCGCAATCTCCTCGAATTCATTACAAATTACAAATATCTCAAATGATTTAGAACAAATGAAAGGTCATATTAAGGGAGTGATTATTTCGTGATACCATTTAAAATTCGTGTTCCAGCGAGTACAGCAAATATAGGCCCTGGTTTTGATTCTGTAGGGATGGCACTATCTTTATATTTAGAAGTTATTGTGAAGGAAGAAGTGCCGCATTGGTATGTTATACATCCATTTGACCAATCCGTTCCAAACGATGATAGCAATTTAATTATAAGTACGGCCCTTCAAGTATGCCCATCGTTACCTTCTCATATAATAGAAGTCATAAGTAATATTCCACTTACAAGAGGATTAGGAAGCAGTGCTTCTGCCATTGTTGCTGGAATTGAACTAGCGAATCAGTTAGGAGCGTTACACTTAACAACAGACGAAAAAATTCATCTTGCTACAAAGTTTGAGGGGCACCCGGATAATGTAGCAGCTTCTATTTTAGGAGGAACAGTCATTGGTGCAATAGATGAGGGGCATGTATCCGTTGTTCGGATTGAAAGTAAAGAATTAGGAGTTATTTCTGTAATACCAGATGAAGAACTAAATACAAATGAAAGTCGTTTCGTGCTACCTGAAACATTTTCATTTCATCATGCTGTTCGTGCAAGCTCGATTAGTAACGTATTAGTGGCAGCACTATGTGAAAAGAAATGGGAAATAGTTGGTGAAATGATGGAACGAGATTTATTTCATGAGCCGTATCGTTCGCAATTGGTTCCTCTTCTACCTTCTGTTCGTGAATATGCGAAGCGATTTGGAGCATATGGAACAGCACTAAGTGGGGCAGGGCCATCTCTCTTCATTTTAACCCCATATGAAAATCGTCAGGAGATTGCTGAACAGTTAATGAAAGTCTTTCCAAAGATAGAGGTGTGTGAACTGGAGATTGATTACGAGGGAGTAGTCGTAAATATGGACATATCAGTGAACAGATAATTAGCATTAAATATGTGAAAACAGAAAAAGGAAAATCGTGAGGAGAGAAAGCTGGCCGTGTACTAGCTTTCTTTTTTTATTATTACATTTTTGTAATAAACGTTTTGTATGTGTATGGGGGAGATATAGAAACAGGAAGTGTGGAAAATAAAGATATTCCATTACATATTATAAAGTATGATAAAAAGTTTTTAACTTTTATGATTGTAAATTTTTTTAAAGTAGTATTTCTTACTTTGTTAAAAGGAGTTTTTTACCTTGTCAAAAGAAAATACGAGAGTATAATGTGAAGTGAAATATATTCATTTTGCATTTTTTGAAGTGAAACCTTACAAAAATGTAAGGTGAATGAAATGAATTTCAATAGGAAGTTTACTATACATGAAGTATACTAAAAAAAGAAAGAGAGGAGAGTGAACATGAGCTCTGAATTAGAACATCATAATACAAGAAGTAAACAGAGACGCTTTAAAAGAAAATCATTTAAATGGATCATTTTCATTTCATTGTTTTTGCTTCTTTTGGGAGGCATTGGATATGGTTCTGTTATATATAATAAAGCGAAAGCAGTTGCAAATAAAGCATATGAACAAATTGATAAATCAACGAAACGTGATAAGGAAGTTGAACCACTAAAGGATAACGTTTCAATTTTAATTATGGGTGTAGATGGTAGTGATGTAAGAGAAAGTCAGTATGGAGAAGCAGTTCGTACCGATGCGCTTTTATTGGCTACTATTAATAAAGATAATAAAACTGTGAAATTAGTAAGTATTCCACGTGATTCACGTGTATATATTCCATCAAGAAAGAAATTAGATAAAATTGCACATGCTCATGTATTTGGTGGTGTTGAAAGTACAAGAGATACTGTTGAACGATTTTTAGATGTTCCAGTAGATTATTATGTGAAATTTAATTTTGATTCGTTTATGAGAATTGTTGATTCACTTGGAGGCATTGATGTGGATGTGCCTGTAACGTTTACAGAACAAGACAGTAAAGACCAAGCAGGTATGATTCATTTAGAAAAAGGGTATCAACATTTAAATGGAGAACAAGCTCTCGCATTAGCGAGAACACGTAAAATTGATAGTGATGCAATGCGTGGGCAAAGACAACAACTTGTCATTGAAGCTATTGCGAAAAAAGCGTTTTCAGCTCAATCTATTAGTAAAATGAGTTCATTATTAACTGCAATTGATAATGGTATGAAAACGAATTTAACATTTGATGATATGCTTTCGATTGCAAAAAATATGGCTGAATCCGATTGGCAAATGGACAAAATACAAGTAGAAGGGACAGATAAACGTATTCGTGGAATTTATTATTATATGCCAAATGAGAAAAATGTAAAAGAGATTTCGAAAACATTAAATGAACACCTAGGCATTGCATCAAATTAACTCAAAATTAGATGAAAAGGGTGGTATTTGCCATCCTTTTTTGTATCAGATTAATAACAGTTTACACTCTTCCTTAGGATTCAGAGAGAAACAAGAAAGGTAGATGCGAGTTGTGTTTTACGTGAAAGTCTAATGAGTGATTATGAAGAATTGTAGATTTATAGGTATAATATGTTGAGAGTAAAAAGAAATCGGTATAACAATTTCGTTAAAATTTATTCTATATTTGTCTTTTTATCGTTACAATCAAATGAATACGTGTATAATTACATTTGGTAATTTATATATAAAATTAATAGAGAGAAGGAATGATAGAATGGATAATGCTTTAAAAGTAAAACGTATTGTCGTAGTAATGGTAGCGATTATTGCAATTGCGGTCGGCTATTTTATGTTTCAATCGATTACTTCGCCAGCGACAACTGTAGCTAAGCAAGAGAACCCGGTGCAGCTAGCAAGCGAACAAGGAAAAGTTGAACTAAAAAAAACAGCGCCAAGTAAATTTAATGGTCAAGTGAGAAAGGTTGCATATCTTACTTTCGATGATGGACCAGGAAAATATACAGCAGAGTTGTTAAAGATTTTGAAACAAAATGATGCGAAAGCTACATTTTTCTTAATTGGTGCAAATGTAAAACAATATCCTGATTTAGTAAAGCGTGAAAAGGAAGAAGGTCATTATGTAGGTATGCATAGCATGACACATAACTTTAAAAAGTTATATACAAATGGTGAATACGTAAAGGAAATGAAAGAGAATCAAAGATTAATAGCAGATATTATTGGACAATATCCTAAATTAACACGTCCACCGTATGGATCAATGCCAGGGCTAAATGAAGCGCTTCGTAACAAAGTGGTTGAAGCTGACTTAAAAGTATGGGATTGGACAATTGATTCTTTAGACTGGAAATACAACAAGATGCCAGTCGATGCAGCAGCAGCTAAAATTGCGCAAAATGTACTTGCTGGTGCAACAAATGATCAAGAAGTGATTTTAATGCACGATATTCATCCGCAATCTGTTGCAGCTGTTCCAGCAATTATAAAAGGACTAAAAGAAAAAGGGTATGAATTTGAAGCGTATCATGAAGAAAATCACTTCCCGGTGAATTTTTGGCATGATAACCGTATTTGATGGAGGAATGGAAAGTGATTTATAGAAAAGTAGCACTTGTTGGAGCATTATCAGTAGGATTATTATCTGGTTGTTTTGGTGAGAAGCCAGAAGAAAACATTTTTGTTGCCTTTGAAAACGCAGCAAAGCAAGAAAAGATGCTTTCTGATGATGTGAAAAAATTAGAAAAGTTAGAGAAGCAAGACCAAGAATTATATGCTCAAATTATGAAAGAAGGAAAAGAGCATAATGAAGCGGTTATTCAAAAAATTGACCAAGCGGTTGCAAATGTAGATGAACGAGAGAAAATAATTACAAATGAAAAAGATTTGCTTGAAAAAGCGCAAAAAGAGATAAAATCTGTTCCAGATTATGCAGATAAAATTGAAGATAAAAAAATTCAAAAACAGGCAAAGAAAGTAAATGAAGCTTATAAAAATCGTTATGAATCTTTCAAAAAGATGAATGAAAGTTATAAGCAGGCATTGACAATTGAAAAAGAATTATATGAGAAATTGAAAGTAAAAGAAACAAAATTAAAAGAAATTGGCGAAAAAGTAAAGGCTTTTAATACATTGAGCGAAGAAATTCAAAAAGAGAGAGAGAAATTTAACCAATATACAAAAGAATATAATGAAGGAAAAGTAGCCTTTTATAAAAATGCCAATATTAAGATAAAAGAAGGAAAGAAAGATAAATAATGAAAAAAGTCGAAAAAATATATACATATTTTTTCGACTTTTTTCGTTTTCTTTATAGAAAAGACTGGAATCCATACTATAAAAGAGTTATAGTTTATTCTTTAGAGAAAGATGATGTTTAACATATAAAATGATGAGCATCATATAAGTAAGGAGAATGAAATATGTCATATGAATTTTTACTGAAATTAGGCTTAGCGCTTTTTTTAGGTTTATTTATTGGAGTTGATAGGCAGCTTAAGAATAAGCCGCTTGGTGTAAAAACAAGTATGGTTATTTCGGTAGCAAGTTGTTTAATTACAATGGTTTCGATTGAATCAGTAAATGTATATTCTTCGCCAGGGCATACTAATATGGATCCAATGCGCTTAGCAGCTCAAATTGTAAGTGGTGTTGGTTTTTTAGGGGCAGGGGTCATTTTACGCAGAAATAATGATGTAATCTCTGGATTAACTACAGCCTCTATGGTATGGGCAGCGTCAGCTTTAGGGATCGCAATTGGGGCTGGTTTTTATATACAAGCGACAGTAGCTATGGTTTTAATTATATTAGCAATTAATGTAATGCCTCAACTTATTAAAATTGCTGGTCCTTATTCGTTAAGACAAAAAGATTTATCTATAAGAATTATTGTAAATGAGCACAGAGAGTTAGATGGAATTTTTAAGCAAATAAAAAATTTAAATATGCAAGTGAAACGAGTTAAAATAAAAGACATTGAGAATGGTACATCACAAAAATTAGA
The window above is part of the Bacillus cytotoxicus NVH 391-98 genome. Proteins encoded here:
- a CDS encoding homoserine dehydrogenase codes for the protein MNRVVHVGVLGLGTVGSGVVQILQEHGKKIGLETGSEVKVKTVVVRDLEKERDVSIKGIIVTREAEELLHDADIDIVVEVMGGIQEAKEHIIKALQYKKHVVTANKDLMAVHGAELLQLANENHCELLYEASVAGGIPILRGLADGLASDHIEKMMGILNGTTNYILTKMSQNGWSYEEALQEAKRLGFAESDPTADVDGLDAARKVAILANLGFSMNVSLDEVYVRGIRNIEKEDLEIAEKLGFTMKLIGKAEREGSAIHLSVAPTLLPSKHPLSSVNNEFNAVYVHGQAVGEVMFYGPGAGKLPTGSAVVSDIVAIVKKMNQEVQNQDVCKEMEPYELKQDKDIVSKYFLRIILRDEPGMFHKVTECFENCSVSFEEIIQLPVNKEFAEIVIVTHQTSKYQFSQVLQLLEDVASEIKSYYSIEEEKQYV
- a CDS encoding peptidoglycan-N-acetylglucosamine deacetylase, with product MDNALKVKRIVVVMVAIIAIAVGYFMFQSITSPATTVAKQENPVQLASEQGKVELKKTAPSKFNGQVRKVAYLTFDDGPGKYTAELLKILKQNDAKATFFLIGANVKQYPDLVKREKEEGHYVGMHSMTHNFKKLYTNGEYVKEMKENQRLIADIIGQYPKLTRPPYGSMPGLNEALRNKVVEADLKVWDWTIDSLDWKYNKMPVDAAAAKIAQNVLAGATNDQEVILMHDIHPQSVAAVPAIIKGLKEKGYEFEAYHEENHFPVNFWHDNRI
- a CDS encoding 3-ketoacyl-ACP reductase — translated: MAELLQGKNALITGAGRGIGRAVAIALAKEGVNVGLLARSEENLKAVAKEVEAEGVKAVIATADVSSYEEVTTAIATLKDGLGSIDILINNAGISKFGKFLELDVADWEKIIQVNLMGVYYVTRAALPSMIEQQSGDIINISSTAGQKGAPVTSAYSASKFGVLGLTESLAMEVRKHNIRVTALTPSTVATDMAVELGLTDGNPDKVMQAEDIAEFIVAQLKLNKRTFIKSAGLWSTNP
- the thrC gene encoding threonine synthase — encoded protein: MYKGLLKQYASYLPVSHNTPEVSLMEGNTPLIPLENISEKLGICLYGKYEGANPTGSFKDRGMVMAVAKAKEMGSKAIICASTGNTSASAAAYAARLGMKCIIVIPEGKIAHGKLAQAFAYGAEIISIEGNFDDALRAVRQIAAEESITLVNSVNPYRIEGQKTAAFEICDQLQKAPDVLAIPVGNAGNITAYWKGFCEYEKEKGYKKPRIHGFEAEGAAAIVKGHVIEGPETIATAIRIGNPASWHYAVEAAEQSNGEIDMVSDEEIVKAYQLLARTEGVFAEPGSNASLAGIIKHVQLGKIRQGETVVAVLTGNGLKDPDIAISSNSLQITNISNDLEQMKGHIKGVIIS
- a CDS encoding LCP family protein translates to MSSELEHHNTRSKQRRFKRKSFKWIIFISLFLLLLGGIGYGSVIYNKAKAVANKAYEQIDKSTKRDKEVEPLKDNVSILIMGVDGSDVRESQYGEAVRTDALLLATINKDNKTVKLVSIPRDSRVYIPSRKKLDKIAHAHVFGGVESTRDTVERFLDVPVDYYVKFNFDSFMRIVDSLGGIDVDVPVTFTEQDSKDQAGMIHLEKGYQHLNGEQALALARTRKIDSDAMRGQRQQLVIEAIAKKAFSAQSISKMSSLLTAIDNGMKTNLTFDDMLSIAKNMAESDWQMDKIQVEGTDKRIRGIYYYMPNEKNVKEISKTLNEHLGIASN
- the thrB gene encoding homoserine kinase, encoding MIPFKIRVPASTANIGPGFDSVGMALSLYLEVIVKEEVPHWYVIHPFDQSVPNDDSNLIISTALQVCPSLPSHIIEVISNIPLTRGLGSSASAIVAGIELANQLGALHLTTDEKIHLATKFEGHPDNVAASILGGTVIGAIDEGHVSVVRIESKELGVISVIPDEELNTNESRFVLPETFSFHHAVRASSISNVLVAALCEKKWEIVGEMMERDLFHEPYRSQLVPLLPSVREYAKRFGAYGTALSGAGPSLFILTPYENRQEIAEQLMKVFPKIEVCELEIDYEGVVVNMDISVNR
- a CDS encoding YkyA family protein; translation: MIYRKVALVGALSVGLLSGCFGEKPEENIFVAFENAAKQEKMLSDDVKKLEKLEKQDQELYAQIMKEGKEHNEAVIQKIDQAVANVDEREKIITNEKDLLEKAQKEIKSVPDYADKIEDKKIQKQAKKVNEAYKNRYESFKKMNESYKQALTIEKELYEKLKVKETKLKEIGEKVKAFNTLSEEIQKEREKFNQYTKEYNEGKVAFYKNANIKIKEGKKDK
- a CDS encoding MgtC/SapB family protein yields the protein MSYEFLLKLGLALFLGLFIGVDRQLKNKPLGVKTSMVISVASCLITMVSIESVNVYSSPGHTNMDPMRLAAQIVSGVGFLGAGVILRRNNDVISGLTTASMVWAASALGIAIGAGFYIQATVAMVLIILAINVMPQLIKIAGPYSLRQKDLSIRIIVNEHRELDGIFKQIKNLNMQVKRVKIKDIENGTSQKLEMVILVPEDLYITELYSTLKEIDHIVSVEVESR